CGTCGACTTCTTCTCCCCAGGCTGTGGCGGCTGCCGCGCCCTCCACCCCAAGGTACGCAGCTCGCTCGCTGCTGAAAACCTGCCGCGTCTGATTCCAAGAACACCCAAAGATTTGGTCGATTCTATTCTCTGTGCTGACGGGGATTGATGGATTCTGCCGCGCAGATTGTCCAGTTCGCCGAGAAGAACCCGGACGTCCTGTTCCTGCAGGTGAACTACGAGACGCACAAGTCCATGTGCTACAGCCTCCATGTCCATGTCCTCCCGTTCTTCAGGTTCTACAGGGGAGCCGAGGGACGGGTCAGCAGCTTCAGCTGCACCAATGCAACGGTAAGAATCGACCACCTCTCCAACTCTAAGAAGCAGTAGATGAATGCATTGTAacatgtttgctacaattgtgcTTGTTTTCAGATCAAAAAGTTCAAGGACGCGCTCGCCAAGCACGGGGCTGACAGGTGCAGCCTCGGCCCTGCGCGGGGTCTGGACGAGTCGGAGCTCGTGGCCTTGGCTGCCAACAGGGACCTGCAGTTCACCTACGAGAAGCCGGTCCTCGTCCCGCTCGCTGAAGCTGTCGAGGcgtgatacagtgtttttctctcccaacgtaacagcatcagccggcttatataGAAGCGATCAAGCCAAGGAGGCTGCTGCACCGGGAGCGGGAGGCCCATGGCTTCCTCTGCCTGCGTCCGCGACTCAGCAGCTGCTCAGCCAAGGATCGGATAATTCATTGTTGTCATCTGGAAGATAGACAACCCTAGTTAGTTTCATCGGAGGTGGCTCCTCCGGATTGTACAGATTTGATTCTTTCGTGGTCTGATTCTGGAGCGACAGACAAATTGAGATGCGGATGCGCAGGCTTAATCTTTTGTAAAGTCTGCTGCTCTGACTATTGCGTCTGTATCGTTGCATCTATAGACCTTTAGACCTTGCTCAAGCATGAAAATCCTTTGCTTGGCGAACCTGTCTGGGTCATTCCAATCCTCTATGCAGCGAGAAGTCTTTCCAGTTTGTCTTGCTGCTGCAAGGTTCAGTGCTCGAAAGCTTGAATTCTGCCCTTTGTGTCCAAGCTGAAGTTTTGTTGCCTGAACCAGAATCACTGAATCAACCCACCTGTTTGTTCCTTGATCTGAACTTGCAGTTTCATTTATTTGCGTGACCTTGTCCTGAAACAGATGTCTGTCCGTTGGGTATTGCTATGCTGGCGCATTGAGTCAGGATAATCGTTAAAGATGACTGTTCAGACGAAAGGCCAAACCTGTTTTATTTTGCTCCCTCATTTCGGCATGATCTTATCAGCTTTCAAGTAGTTTCATGGATAAGGGCATAAGGCAGTCTGTGGCTCCTGTCTTTTAGCTTGTATATCCACGGGAGAAGTAATGGCCATTCCTGATGGTATTGGTAGGTCTTAGGTCATGATCTTGGCACATGAGACGGAAAGGCGTGCGTTATCTTGGCATGTGCCGGCCGATAGTGGGGGTCATGATTTTGAAC
Above is a genomic segment from Miscanthus floridulus cultivar M001 chromosome 3, ASM1932011v1, whole genome shotgun sequence containing:
- the LOC136547507 gene encoding thioredoxin-like 1-1, chloroplastic — protein: MAEALCKSVVASPCAGDVGMAGRARAAAKAALAESLPVGGYATKSSFSAGRMSVSDRKPRPLSRSLEAAAAPGQMNLSFPKAMRWWEKGVHPNMREIASAQDLADSLLNAGDKLVVVDFFSPGCGGCRALHPKIVQFAEKNPDVLFLQVNYETHKSMCYSLHVHVLPFFRFYRGAEGRVSSFSCTNATIKKFKDALAKHGADRCSLGPARGLDESELVALAANRDLQFTYEKPVLVPLAEAVEA